A window from Gossypium raimondii isolate GPD5lz chromosome 7, ASM2569854v1, whole genome shotgun sequence encodes these proteins:
- the LOC105764440 gene encoding uncharacterized protein LOC105764440 yields MDKKAMSDFISPLWNIWNSRNSKVFRNIEEDAKVTWDRAAALNRDFRIFNLLDRPMIPKPIVERDWQKSESGVIKINFDATIHENMGWYGLVARDTDGFVLGGRVGMSNNVSSIEWAETHAMEVSINYARSKNWKYVAIESDCASIVNRFNSSKEDFTLMGHQLKEIRKFTVGFNFFTVKWVPRCCNRVADALCKWANLNKSCMDFNMDFPTEIHDIVLNDAIK; encoded by the coding sequence ATGGACAAGAAGGCTATGTCGGATTTTATTTCTCCCCTCTGGAATATTTGGAATAGTAGAAACAGCAAAGTTTTTCGTAATATAGAGGAGGATGCCAAGGTGACATGGGACAGGGCTGCGGCTTTAAATAGGGACTTTCGTATCTTTAATCTGTTGGACAGGCCGATGATACCTAAGCCTATTGTGGAAAGGGATTGGCAGAAATCTGAGTCAGGAGTTATCAAGATTAATTTCGATGCTACTATCCATGAGAATATGGGGTGGTACGGTCTGGTGGCAAGGGATACAGATGGTTTCGTTCTTGGGGGGCGTGTGGGCATGTCTAACAATGTTTCGAGTATTGAGTGGGCGGAGACGCATGCCATGGAAGTGAGTATCAATTACGCCCGTTCCAAAAACTGGAAGTACGTGGCGATTGAGTCAGATTGCGCAAGTATTGTTAACCGCTTCAACAGCAGTAAGGAGGACTTCACCTTGATGGGCCACCAGTTGAAAGAAATTCGGAAGTTCACAGTTGGTTTCAATTTCTTTACAGTTAAATGGGTCCCAAGGTGTTGTAACAGAGTTGCTGATGCCCTGTGTAAATGGGCAAACCTTAACAAGAGCTGTATGGACTTTAACATGGATTTTCCAACGGAAATCCACGATATTGTTCTTAATGATGcgattaaataa